The sequence ACGAGTTCGAGCCCGACGTCGAAACCGTGCTCGACGCGCTGCTCCCGGTGTACATCGAGAGCCGGATCTTCAACGCCCTCCTGCAGTCGGCGGCCGCGAAGCACGCGGCGACCCAGAAGGCGATGAAGTCGGCGAGCGACAATGCCGACAAGCTCATCACCGACTACACCCGCCTCGCGAACAACGCTCGCCAGGCCGAGATCACGCAGCAGATCTCCGAGATCGTGGGCGGCGCGGACGCGCTCGTCGTCGCCAAGAAGTAATCCAGAAAAGGAAGAGCAGAATGACTGACATCGCTACCGCGCCGGTCACCGAACAGGCCGCCGGGGCTGTCGGCCGGATCGCCCGGGTCACGGGCCCCGTCGTCGACATCGAGTTCCCGCACGACTCGATCCCTGAGATCTACAACGCTCTCCAGACCGAGATCAGCATCGGCGACCAGACGTCGACGCTGACCCTCGAGGTCGCCCAGCACCTCGGCGACGACCTGGTCCGCGCCATCGCGCTGAAGCCGACCGACGGTCTCGTCCGCGGTCAGGAGGTCACCGACACCGGCGCGCCCATCTCGGTGCCGGTCGGCGACGTGACCAAGGGCAAGGTCTTCAACGTCATCGGCGAGGTGCTGAACGGCGAGCCCGGCGAGACGATCGAGATCACCGAGCGCTGGCCGATCCACCGGAAGCCCCCGGCCTTCGACCAGCTCGAGTCGAAGACGCAGCTCTTCGAGACCGGTATCAAGGTCATCGACCTGCTCACCCCGTACGTGCAGGGCGGCAAGATCGGCCTGTTCGGTGGTGCGGGCGTCGGCAAGACCGTCCTCATCCAGGAGATGATCCAGCGCGTCGCGCAGGACCACGGCGGTGTGTCGGTGTTCGCCGGCGTCGGCGAGCGTACCCGTGAGGGCAACGACCTGATCCACGAGATGGAGGAGGCGGGCGTCTTCGACAAGACCGCCCTCGTCTTCGGCCAGATGGACGAGCCGCCCGGGACGCGTCTGCGCGTCGCGCTGTCGGCGCTGACCATGGCCGAGTACTTCCGTGACGTGCAGAAGCAGGACGTGCTGCTCTTCATCGACAACATCTTCCGGTTCACGCAGGCCGGTTCCGAGGTGTCCACGCTGCTCGGCCGTATGCCGTCCGCGGTGGGCTATCAGCCGAACCTCGCCGACGAGATGGGCGTCCTGCAGGAGCGCATCACGTCGACCCGTGGTCACTCGATCACCTCGCTGCAGGCGATCTACGTGCCCGCCGACGACTACACCGACCCGGCGCCGGCGACCACGTTCGCGCACCTCGATGCGACGACCGAGCTCTCCCGTGCGATCGCGTCGAAGGGTCTGTACCCTGCGGTCGACCCGCTGACGTCGACCTCGCGCATCCTCGACCCGCGGTACCTGGGCGAGGACCACTACCGGGTGGCCACGACGGTCAAGCAGATCCTGCAGAAGAACAAGGAACTGCAGGAGATCATCGCGATCCTCGGTGTCGACGAGCTCTCCGAGGAAGACAAGATCACCGTCTCGCGCGCGCGTCGCATCGAGCAGTTCCTGTCGCAGAACACCTACATGGCGAAGAAGTTCACGGGTGTCGAGGGTTCGACGGTGCCGCTGAAGGACACGATCGAGTCGTTCGACGCCATCGCCAAGGGTGACTTCGACCACGTGGCCGAGCAGGCCTTCTTCAACGTCGGATCCATCTCCGACGTCGAAGAGAAGTGGGCGCAGATCCAGAAGGAGAACGGCTGAACATGGCCGCACTCAACGTGAGCGTCGTCTCGGCCGACCAGGAAGTCTGGTCGGGCGAGGCGACCATGGTGGTGGCGCGCACCGTCGAAGGCGAGATCGGCATCCTGCCGGGTCACGAGCCGATGCTCGCGATCCTCGCCGGCGGCGAGGTGCGGGTGACCCTCGCCGGCGGCGAGAAGCTCACCGCGAACGCCGAGGAGGGCTTCCTCTCGGTGCAGTCCAACGCCGTGCAGGTCGTGGCGTCGAGGGCTGCGCTCGTCTGAGGAGGATCGGATGCCCGGGGAGCAGACGATGGACCGTCAGTTCGGTGATCTCACGGTCACGCAGCTCATCGTGATGGCGGGCTTGCCGGGGGCCGGCAAGTCCACCATCGGCGAGATCATGGGTGCCCGTCTCGGCGCCACCGTGGTCTCGGTGGACCCGATCGAGTCTGCGATTCTCCGCGCGGGTATCGCCGCCGATCAGCCGACGGGGCTCGCGGCGTATCTCGTCGCCGAAGAGATCGCCCGCAAAGAGCTCCTCGCCGGCCGCACGGTGATCGTCGACGCGGTGAACGCGGGCGAGGCGGCGAGGTTGCAGTGGCGAGATCTCGCGAATGAGACCGAGGCACGCCTCCGCGTGGTCGAGGTCGTGTGCTCCGACGAGTCGGTGCATCGCGAGCGTCTCGAGAAGCGGGAGCGCGGGCTGCCGCATCTCGAGGAGACGACGTGGCGCGCGGTCGAGCAGAGTCTCGAGGGCTACGCGCCCTGGGTCGGGCCGTGTGCGGCGCTGCCGCGCGTGACGATCGACAGCGTGGGTACCCTCGGGGTCAACGTCGACGCGGCGCTCGCGTTCGTCGCCTCGTAGTCCGGTTCGGCCGCGTGCTGGTCCTGCTGCCTCCCTCCGAGACGAAGCGTGACGGGGGTGAAGGTGGCGCGCTCGATCTGGGTGCGCTCTCGTTCCCCTCGCTCCACGCGGTGCGTTCGCGGCTAGTTCGCGACGTCGTCGGGCTCGCGTCAGACCCCGAGGCGATGATGCGTGCGCTCAAGCTCGGGCCGCGCCAGGCCGGTGAGGTCGACCGGAACGCCGCGCTGCGCGGGTCGCCGACCATGGCGGCGATCGATCGCTACACGGGCGTGTTGTACGACGCGCTCGACGCGCACTCCCTCGACGATTCGGCGCGGGCGTATGCGGCGGAGCACATCGCGGTGCATTCGGCGCTGTTCGGTCTCGTGGGGGCGCTCGATCCGATTCCGGCCTATCGGCTCTCGCACGACTCCCGGGTGCCCGGCGAACGGCTGAAGGCCCGCTGGCGCGCCTCGATCGGGGACGCGCTCGCGGCGACCGACGGGCTGCTGCTCGATCTTCGCTCGGAGGGTTATGCCGAGCTGGGCCCGGTGCCGGCTCGACCGGGTTCGGTGTTCGTCCGGGTCGTGGCGGAGGACGGCGTCGGCCGCCGCCGGGCGCTGAACCACTTCAACAAGCAGGCGAAGGGGCGTTTCGCCCGCGCGCTGCTCGAGCATCGGCCCGAACCGGCGACGGTCAGCGACCTCGTCGACTGGGCCGCATCCGCCGGCTTCGTGCTCGACGCCGGGGAGGGTGGGCCCGGCACGGCCCGCGAAGTCCAGCTCGTCGCTTGAGCAGCTCTGAAGCCAGGGCGGCGATCAGGGGCGTCGAGTCGAAACGTCAGGGTCGGAATGGGGCGTCGCCCGGATGTGATGCCGGGGGTGCACTCCATAGCGTCGACGTGTGGACCTTCTGCACGTCTTGACCGAACTCGTGAACGACCTGGCCGCCTCGCCGTGGATCTTCGTCGTGGTGTTCGCCCTGTGCCTGATCGACGGCTTCTTCCCGCCCGTGCCGAGCGAGACCGTGGTCGTCGCCGCCGCGACGATCGCGGCGGCGACCGGCTCGCCGAACCTCGCGCTGCTCATCGCGGCGGCGGCCGCGGGGGCGATCGCCGGGGATGCGATCGCCTTCGGCATCGGGCGCAAGATCGGCGTCACCCGGTTCCGCTGGATGCGCGCTCCACGCGTGGCGGCGGTCTTCGAGTGGGCGCGTCGCGGGCTGGATCGGCGCGGTGCGCTGCTCATCTTCGTCGCGCGGTACATTCCGGTCGGGCGCATCGCCGTCAACATGTCGGCGGGGGCCACGGGCTACCCGGTCGCGCGGTTCGTGCCGATCTCGATCGCGGCCGGCGCCGCCTGGGCCGGGTACTCGTCGGTGTTCGGGCTCGTCGCGGGGCGATGGTTGCACGAGCAGCCGCTCCTCGCGGTCGTGCTCGCTGTGGTGACGGCGATGGTCGTCGGCGCACTCGTCGACCTCGTGATGAGACGGGTGCTCGAGCGTGACCGTGGCCGTGGCGCCCACGCGGAGACGACGCTGACGGACGGCGCGGAGGACGCTCAGGCCGCCGATCGACCGGACGCGGCGCGGAAGCAGCCCGCGAGGTGATCATCGACCAGGCCGCACGCCTGCATGAGCGCGTACATCGTCGTCGGACCTACGAACCGGAAGCCACGACGCCGAAGCTCTGCGCTCATCGCGGTGGATTCGGGTGTCACCGCGGGCACCTCGCCGAAGGAACGGGGCCGAGGCCGGGGCGTGACGGGGGCGAAGCCCCAGATCAGCTGGTCGATCGGATGGTCGAGCTCGAGTGTCGCTCGCGCGTTCTGGATCGTCGCCTCGATCTTGCCGCGGTGCCGGATGATCCGGGCGTCGCCGAGCAACCGTTCGACATCGGCCTCGGTCATCTCGGCGACGAGCGCGGCGTCGAATCCATGGAACACCTCTCGGAAGGCGGCCCGGCGCTTGAGGATCGTGATCCAGGCGAGCCCGGCCTGGAATCCCTCGAGGCAGAGCTTCTCGAAGAGCCGCACAGGGTCGCGTTGCGGCCTGCCCCATTCGTCGTCGTGGTAGCGGCGGTACTCGGGATCGGACGCGCCCCAGCCGCAGCGGGTGAGCCCGTCGTCACCGAGGATGAGCTCGGGCTTTGGGATGACGCTCACGCCGCGAACCCGATGCCCTCGTGCTGCAGGAGCCACAGCTTCGTCGAGACGCCCTCGCCGCCCGAGTAGCCGGTGATTCGACCGTCGCTGCCGAGCACGCGGTGACAGCCGACGATGATCGGCACCGGATTCGCGCCGACGGCGCCGCCGATCGCCCGCGACGACCCGTGTTTGCCGATCGCGGCGGCGAGCGCACCGTAGGAGACCGCCTCGCCCCAGCCGAGCCGTCCGAGTTCGGTCCAGACCGCGCGCTGGAACGCCGTGCCGCCCGCGGCTCTGACGGGCACGTCGAACACGGTGCGCTTCGCGGCGAAGTACTCGCGAAGCTGCGTCGCGGCGCCGTCGAGTACGGGGTTCGAGCGTTCGGGCTCGCCGTCGTGGGGGAGTACGCCGCCGCGTTCGATGTGCAATGCGGAGACGGCCTCACCGTCGCCGATGATCTCGAGGCGGCCGATCGGGCTGTCGATGCGGGTGAGGAACAGGTCGTTCATGTGCTCGAGCGTAGCCCGGCCCACCGACGTCGGCTCGCGGGAATCGGACACGTGTGGATCGGGTGCTGCGGGTGCCGCCTGGGGAGGGAACGTCCGAGCCCATAGGCTGGCGCCATGAGCGACCTCGAATACCGTTCTCTCGGGCGCAGCGGCCTCCGTGTCTCCGCGGTCGGCCTCGGCGGCAACAACTTCGGGCGTGCCGGCACGCGCACCGAGTCGCAGGAGGGCACGGATGCCGTCGTGCACGCCGCGCTCGACGCGGGCGTCACGCTGATCGACACGGCGGATGTCTACGGTCGGGAGTACGGCCTCAGTGAGACGCTGCTCGGCAACGCGTTGCGCGGCCACCGCGACGAGGTCGTCATCGCCACGAAGTTCGGGCACGAGAGCATCGACTCGCCGATCAGCTCGTGGGGCGCACGCGGCTCGCGTCGATACATCCGTCTTGCCGTAGAGGGATCGCTCCGCCGGCTCCGAACCGACTGGATCGACCTCTATCAGTTGCACACGCCCGATCGCTCGACGCCGATCGACGAGACGCTGACGGCGCTCGGCGACCTCGTGCGCGAGGGCAAGGTGCGCTACCTCGGCCACTCCAACCTGCCGGGGTGGCAGATCGCAGAGGCCGAGCTGATCGCGAAAGAGCTCGGCACGCCGCGGTTCGTCTCAGCACAGAACGAGTACAACCTCCTTCGCCGACACGTCGAGACCGAGGTGCTGCCGGCGGTGCAGCACTTCGGGCTCGGGTTCCTGCCGTACTTCCCGCTGCAGAACGGCCTGCTCACCGGAAAGTTCACGCGCGAGCACCGGCCGGCCGACAGCCGCATCGCGAGGCAGCGGCCGCACGTCGCCGACGACGCGCCGTGGGACGTCCTCGAGCGGTATCGCGCATTCGCGGAGCAGCGCGGCGTCAGCATGCTCGAAGCGACCTTCGGCTGGCTGCTGGCGCAGCAGGGGCTCTCGAGCGTCATCGCCGGGGCGACGAGGCCCGAGCAGATCCGTGAGAACGCGGCGGCCGGGACCGGCTGGCGCCCCTCGGCTGACGAGGCCGAGGAGATCTCGAACCTCTTCGCGAGCGGCTGAGGGCTCCCGGACTCGGCCGGCAGCCAGTCCGATTCGCCGTCATCGTTCCCAGGCCTCCTCCCCAGGATCTCTGCGCTCCGAGAAGTTCACGCCTGACCGCGCCGGCCGACTCGGACCACCGCTGATCGTCGACGCTGGGGACATGACCTCCACGATCCGCGTCACCTCCCCGCAAGACCTGCTCGCGCTGATCCCGGTGCTCGCCGGCTATCGTCCCGAACGTTCGCTCGTGTGCCTCGTCTTCCGAGAGGACCGCGTCGTCGGCGTGCTCCGGTACGACCTTCCGCGTTGCGCGGCCGACCGTGAGCCGCTCGTGAATGCGGCGGTCGGTGTGCTGTGCCGAATCCCCGACGCCGATGGCCTCGTGCTCGCGAGCTTCTCGGCGGCGCGGTTCCGATCGAGAGCGGGCGGCGGTGAGCGCGCGCTGCTCCGCCTCCTCATGCGGCGAGCACGCGACGCGGGATTCGCGATCAGGGACGTGTTGCGCGTCGCGGCCGACGGCTGGGGCTCGATGCTCGACGCCGGGACCCCGGCGGATGGCCACGACCTCGAACTCGTCCGTGGCGCCGGGGTGACCAGTCATCCGGCGATCGCCGCCCAGGTCCCCGGCGACCTCCACGCGTGCGCGACCGTGCCCGACGTGACCGACGGCGAGCTCGAGCGCGTGCGTCTCGCACTCCGAGTGCTCGACGCCGAGTTCGGGGCAGGTGCCGACGCCGACGACGATCGACGAGCTGCGTCAGGGCATGGCGGGCATGCCCCGGCGCCGGGTCTCGCCCCGGCGGATCCGGTCGACCTGGTCGAGCTCCTGCTCGCGCGCCCGCCCGACGCCGAGCCGACGAACGACGATGTGGCTCGGATCGCGTGGCTCGCAAGACTTGCGGCGGTTCCCGTCGCTCGTGACGCGATGATGCTGCAGATCGCGTTCGGTGCCGTCGCGGGCCGGGCCGCGCTCGCGGAGTTCGGCGATGGCGATGGCGATGGCGATGGCGATGGCGATGAGCGAACCGATCATGACGGCCGAACGCCGCAAGGCGGGCCGTTCCGCGCCGGCGACCTGCACGTGCCGCTGGGCCGGTTGCTGCTGGGTGAGACGAGCACACGTCCTGACGTCCGCCGAATCGAAGACGGAACGGCCGTGATCCTTCGCGCTGCGGCCTCGGCGCGGTCGCGCGAGCGGGCCGGTCTGTGCTGCATGGCCGCCTGGCTGATGTGGGGGCTCGGCCGCGGTTCGGCGGCGGCACGCCTGCTCGAGACAAGCCTCGAGGCGGAACCCGGCCACCGGATGGCCTCGCTCCTCGCTCGGTACTTCGCCACCGGGGCATTGCCCGACTGGGTGTTCCGGCGAACGGACGCCGAGCGCTCGGCGACGCAGGTTCAGTGTCCGACGAGCGGGGCGATGAGTTGAGCGATTCGCGACGGCCGCCCCGTGACCCGCTCCTCGACGTCGGCGAGGCCCATGCCCACGACGCCGAGGTTCGCGCCGGCGAAGCGGAGCGGCTCCGGCTCCCAGAGCGGCGATCGATGGTTCGCCCACGGCAGACGGGTCAGCGCGGTGTCGCGGCCGAGCATGAGATCGGTGAGGGTGCGTCCGGCGAGATTGGTCGTCGAAAGCCCGTCACCGACATAGCCGCCCGCGAACCCCACGCCCGTCTTCGGGTTATAGCTCGCGGTGGCGTGCCAATCGCGAGCGATCCCGAGCGGTCCACCCCAGCGGTGGGTGACCCGGGCATCGCCGATCGCGGGGAAGAGCTCGCCGAGCGTCTCGCGAAGGTGCTCGAACACGCGGTCGACCCGCTCGAAGTCCGGCGAAACCGCGCTGCCCCAGTGATATCTGGCACCGCGACCGCCGAAGGCGATCCGATCGTCGTGGGTGCGCTGGCCGTAGACCAGCAGGTGACGGTAGTCGCTGAAGGTCTGGCCATGTGCGATACCGATCTCGTCCCAGACGTCCGCCGGCAGCGGCTCGGTCGCGATCATGAGCGAGTAGATCGGCAGGATCCTTCGCCGCACCCGGGGCAGCTCGGGGCCGTAGCCTTCGGTGGCGACGACGATGTGCCGGGCCGACACCGTGCCCTCGACGCCCTCGTCGAGCGCGCGGAACCGCACTCGGCCTGCCGTCCAGTCGAGTACCTCGGTGCGTTCGAAGATGTGCACACCGAGCGCCTCCACGACATCGGCGAGGCCGCGCGAGAGCTTGGCCGGGTGCACCCGGGCGCATGCCGGGTCGATGACCGCGGTGGGCGAGGTGCGGTCGCCGCTCGTGACGCCGTAGCGTTCGGCGACCGCCGCCGCGTCGAGCGGCTCCAGGGCGTCGACGCCGAACCGTCGCGCCTCCGTGAGGTCAGCGTGCGCCGCGCGCCGCTGCGCCGCGGAACGCGCGAAGAGCACCGTGCCGCCGTGTGCGAAGTCGCACTCGATGCCCTCGGCCGCGACCACGCGCCCGACCTCGTCGACGGTGCCGACCATGGCGCGCCGCATGGCGATCGCCGCCTCGCGCCCGTGCTGTCGCTCGAGCGAGTGCGCCGAACGCGGGAACAGGGCCGAGCACCACCCGCCGTTCCGGCCGGAGGCGCCGAACCCTGCGATCTCACGTTCGAGGATCGCGATCCGCAGACCAGGCTCGGCTTTGGCGAGTGAGTACGCCGTCCAGAGCGCCGTGAGGCCGCCGCCGACGAGACAGACGTCGAAGACGGCGTCGGCGGTGAGCGCCCTCCGCGGTCGCAACGGATCGCGACCCGAGACGACGAGGTCGTCGAGCCAGAAGCTCGCACGACGATAGGCGTCGGGAGTGCCGTCCGTCACGGACCGCGGAGGGCGTGCCATCTCAGAGCCGGTTCGAGGCCTCGGTGAGCACGCTGCGCAGGATCTGCTCGATCTCCTGGAACTCGCTCGGACCGATCGTGAGCGGCGGCGCGAGCTGGATGACGGGGTCGCCCCGGTCGTCGGCACGGCAGTACAGGCCCGCGTCGAAGAGCGCCTTCGACAGGAACCCGCGCAGCAGCCGCTCCGACTCGTCGTCGTCGAACGTCTCGCGCGTCGTCTTGTCCTTCACGAGCTCGATGCCGAAGAAGTACCCGGCACCGCGCACGTCGCCGACGATCGGCAGGTCGAGCAGCTTCTCGAGCTCAGCGCGGAAAAGCGGCGAGTTCTCGCGCACGCGCTCGTTCAAGCCCTCCTCCTCGAAGATGTCGAGGTTCTCGAGGGCCACGGCCGCAGACACCGGGTGCCCGCCGAACGTGTAGCCGTGGTAGAAGCTCGTCGTGCCCTTCGAGAACGGCTCGTACAGCTTGTCGGAGACGATCGTCGCACCGATGGGGGAGTAGCCCGAGGTCATGGCCTTCGCGCACGTGATCATGTCGGGCTCGTAGCCGAACGCATCGGCCGCGAACATGTGCCCGATGCGGCCGAACGCGCAGATGACCTCGTCGGAGACCAGCAGCACGTCGTACTTGTCGCAGATCTCGCGCACGCGCTGGAAGTAGCCGGGAGGCGGGGGGAAGCATCCGCCGGAGTTCTGAACCGGCTCGAGGAAGACGGCCGCGACCGTCTCGGGGCCCTCGAAGAGGATCATCTCCTCGATGCGGTCAGCCGCCCAGCGGCCGAACGCCTCGAGGTCGTCCGCCGGTGCGCCCATCTCGGCTGCGCGGTAGAAGTTCGTGTTCGGCACTCGGAAGCCGCCGGGTGTCACCGGCTCGAACATCTCCTTCATCGCGGGGATGCCCGTGATCGCGAGCGCGCCCTGCGGCGTGCCGTGATACGCCACCGAGCGTGAGATCACCTTGTGCTTGGTGGGCCGGCCCTGCAACTTCCAGTAGTACTTCGCGAGCTTGAACGCGGTCTCGACCGCCTCGCCGCCGCCGGTGGAGAAGAAGACGTGGTTCAGGTCGCCGGGCGCGTGCTCGGCGAGCCGATCGGCGAGCTGGATGGCCGCGGGATGCGCGTACGACCAGATCGGGAAGAACGCCAGCTGCTCGGCCTGCCGGGCCGCGGCCTCGGCGAGCCGCTTGCGGCCGTGGCCGGCATTGACGACGAACAGGCCGGACAGGCCGTCGAAGTACTTGCGACCCTCGATGTCGTAGATGTGGTGGCCCTCGCCCCTGGTGATGATCGGCACGCCGGTCTCCATCGTGGACTGGCGCGCGAAGTGCATCCAGAGGTGGTCCTTCGCCTGCTGCTGCAGCAGCGCGCTGTCCAGGGCCTGGTCGGTGATGGTCATCTTCTTCCCTTCGCCGGGCACGCGCTCATCGCGTGCCCCAGTTGTAGAACTGCTTCTGCAGTTTCAGGTAGACGAACGTCTCGGTCGTCTGCACACCGTCGAGGCCGCGGATCCTGGCGTTGAGGAGCGAGACCAGCTGATCGTCGTCCTCGCACACGACCTCCGCCATGGCGTCGAAACTGCCGGCCGTGAGCACGACGTACGAGATCTCGGGGATCTCGGCCAGTTGCTCCGCGAGGCGCCGCGTGTCGCCCGACGCGCGGATCCCGATCATGGCCTGACGGGTGAAGCCGAGCTGCATGGGGTCGGTCACGGCGACGATCTGCATCACGCCCGACTCGGTCAGCCGCTGGACGCGCTGGCGGACGGCCGCCTCGGACAACCCGACCGCCTTGCCGATGTCCGCATACGACCGACGCCCGTCGGCCTGCAGCTGCTCGATGATCGCCTTGGACACGTCATCGAGGTGAGCCGGCCGTGCGGCCGATCGCCCATTCCCCGTCATGGCACCGATTCTGACAGTGCGAGTCCGTAATCGCAAGGGAATCCGTTGCGTAACTGGATTTCCACAACGAATTCCACGCAATTCGTGGATTCGCGCGGTGAAGCCATCTAGCATGGGCCGCGGCGCCCACGGCGCCGCCGCCTGTCACCGCGCTCGCGACCGCGGCGCGTCCCATGAGGAGAGCTTCGCATGACGATCCCCACCCTTCGCAATGTGATCGACGGGGCACCGGCCGATGCCCGCGGCGACGACGCGATCCCGCTCATCGACCCGGCGACCGAGGAGGTCTACGGCGCCGCGCCGATCTCGAACGCCGCCGACGTCGACGCGGCGTATCGAAGTGCCGCGGACGCGTTCGAACGATGGGGGAGGACGACCCCGGCCGAACGCCAGCTCGCGATGTTCCGTCTCGCCGACGCCGTCGCCGAGCGGGCCGAGGAGTTCGCGGACCTCGAATCCCAGGACACCGGCAAGCCGCGCGCGACGCTCGTCGCCGATGAGATCGATCAGTCGGTCGACCAGCTCCGGTTCTTCGCCGGTGCGGCCCGCAACCTCGAAGGGCTCGCCGCCGCGGAGTATCTCGCCGGGCACACCTCATACGTCCGTCGCGAGCCCGTCGGGGTCATCGGCCAGGTGACGCCGTGGAACTACCCGCTCAACATGGCGGTGTGGAAGATCGCTCCGGCGATCGCCGCGGGGAACACGGTCGTCCTGAAGCCTGCCGAGTCGACGCCGCTCGCCACGCTGAAGCTCGCCGAGGTCGCAGCCGAGGTGCTGCCGCCCGGGGTGCTCAACGTGATCACGGGTGATCGCAGCACCGGCAGTGCGCTGCTGGGCCATGCCACGCCGCAGATGGTCGCCATCACCGGTTCGGTCCGGGCCGGCATGGAGGTCGCTCGCGCCGCCGCCGCCGACCTCAAGCGCGTCCACCTGGAACTCGGCGGCAAGGCCCCGGCGGTCGTCTTCGACGACATCGACCCCGAGCGCGCCGCGGAGGGCATCGTCTCGGCGGCCTACTTCAACGCCGGGCAGGACTGCACGGCGGCCACGCGGGTCCTGGTCCACGAGCGCGCCCACGACGCGCTGGTCGCCGCACTCACCGCACGAATCCGCAGCCACGCTCGCGCGGCGGGCCCGCGCGATCCCGGTGCCTTCTTCGGCCCCCTGAACAATGCCGACCAGCTGGCGAGGGTAGCGGGCTTCATCGACCGTCTGCCCGATCACGCCGAGGTCGTCGCGGGCGGCGCCCGCCAGGGTGACCGCGGCTACTTCTTCCCGGCGACCCTGGTCACGGGCGTCCGGCAGCAGGACGAGGTCGTCCAGTCGGAGATCTTCGGGCCGGTGCTCACCGTGCAGGCCTTCCGCGACGAAC is a genomic window of Agromyces protaetiae containing:
- a CDS encoding aspartate aminotransferase family protein; translation: MTITDQALDSALLQQQAKDHLWMHFARQSTMETGVPIITRGEGHHIYDIEGRKYFDGLSGLFVVNAGHGRKRLAEAAARQAEQLAFFPIWSYAHPAAIQLADRLAEHAPGDLNHVFFSTGGGEAVETAFKLAKYYWKLQGRPTKHKVISRSVAYHGTPQGALAITGIPAMKEMFEPVTPGGFRVPNTNFYRAAEMGAPADDLEAFGRWAADRIEEMILFEGPETVAAVFLEPVQNSGGCFPPPPGYFQRVREICDKYDVLLVSDEVICAFGRIGHMFAADAFGYEPDMITCAKAMTSGYSPIGATIVSDKLYEPFSKGTTSFYHGYTFGGHPVSAAVALENLDIFEEEGLNERVRENSPLFRAELEKLLDLPIVGDVRGAGYFFGIELVKDKTTRETFDDDESERLLRGFLSKALFDAGLYCRADDRGDPVIQLAPPLTIGPSEFQEIEQILRSVLTEASNRL
- a CDS encoding Lrp/AsnC family transcriptional regulator; translation: MTGNGRSAARPAHLDDVSKAIIEQLQADGRRSYADIGKAVGLSEAAVRQRVQRLTESGVMQIVAVTDPMQLGFTRQAMIGIRASGDTRRLAEQLAEIPEISYVVLTAGSFDAMAEVVCEDDDQLVSLLNARIRGLDGVQTTETFVYLKLQKQFYNWGTR
- a CDS encoding aminobutyraldehyde dehydrogenase is translated as MTIPTLRNVIDGAPADARGDDAIPLIDPATEEVYGAAPISNAADVDAAYRSAADAFERWGRTTPAERQLAMFRLADAVAERAEEFADLESQDTGKPRATLVADEIDQSVDQLRFFAGAARNLEGLAAAEYLAGHTSYVRREPVGVIGQVTPWNYPLNMAVWKIAPAIAAGNTVVLKPAESTPLATLKLAEVAAEVLPPGVLNVITGDRSTGSALLGHATPQMVAITGSVRAGMEVARAAAADLKRVHLELGGKAPAVVFDDIDPERAAEGIVSAAYFNAGQDCTAATRVLVHERAHDALVAALTARIRSHARAAGPRDPGAFFGPLNNADQLARVAGFIDRLPDHAEVVAGGARQGDRGYFFPATLVTGVRQQDEVVQSEIFGPVLTVQAFRDEHEAVQMANGVDYALAASVWTKDHGRAMRFARDLDFGCVWINTHIPFVSDMPHGGFKHSGYGKDLSTYGFEDYTRIKHVMSALDV